The Bacteroidia bacterium genomic interval ATGCCTCCATGGAGAACCCAGTTGGTCTTATCTGTATCGGACGATGATTCCGGTTTTTGCAGCAGCGGGCCATAGAGTGATTGCTCCGGATTTGATTGGTTTTGGCAGATCAGATAAGCCCACAGCGCAAAGTGATTATACCTACGCAAAACACCTTGACTGGACGGCAGAAATACTCACCCAGCTGGACCTCAATAATATTACCCTTTTTTGCCAGGATTGGGGAGGCCTGATCGGTTTGCGATTAGCTTTATCACATGCAGACCGCTTTAGCAGAATTGTTGCCGGCAACACCATTTTGCCTACAGGAGATGTAAAACCTAATGATGCATTTCTCAACTGGCAGAAATTTTCACAGACAAGTCCTCAATTTGAGATTGGTAGAATCATCCAACAAGCTACGGTTAACAATCTCTCAGATGAGGTTGTAGCTGCTTATGATGCTCCTTTCCCAGATGATAGTTACAAAGCC includes:
- a CDS encoding haloalkane dehalogenase — translated: MEATRTPDERFENLPGYSFSPNYITTTDGLRMHYVDEGPKDATEVVLCLHGEPSWSYLYRTMIPVFAAAGHRVIAPDLIGFGRSDKPTAQSDYTYAKHLDWTAEILTQLDLNNITLFCQDWGGLIGLRLALSHADRFSRIVAGNTILPTGDVKPNDAFLNWQKFSQTSPQFEIGRIIQQATVNNLSDEVVAAYDAPFPDDSYKAGARIFPSLVPTSPDDPQSQNNREAWQAYTKWDKAFLTLFSDSDPIMKGMEKIFQKMVPGCQGQPHDIIKGGGHFLQEDKGEEIAEKVVAFIKSS